The following proteins are co-located in the Pseudomonas synxantha genome:
- a CDS encoding ABC transporter permease: MFRFISHRLGMAVPTLLLISVIVFALIRLIPGDPALLMLGDMADPQSLADMRSSLGLDHSVVTQYLIWIKSVLSGDLGASISSRQPVLDLLVERFSVSATVVLVAVLLATLLATLLAVPVGLLAAWKQNSAMDLGLVMTATLLLSVPSFWLGLLLLYVFGIQLGWLPVIGYVGFGSDPMKALTYVVLPIVTLTLVEFGAIARMARASTIEVLRLEYIAHARAKGLSEGAVLWKHALRNAFAPTWTLIGLILGNLLGGIAVLETVFTLPGIGRLMVDAIFSRDYPVLQGCLLLITCIYVLVNLLVDLLYPLFDPRVKL; the protein is encoded by the coding sequence ATGTTTCGATTCATCTCACACAGGCTCGGCATGGCGGTGCCGACCCTGTTGCTGATCTCGGTGATTGTGTTTGCCTTGATCCGCCTGATCCCCGGCGACCCGGCCTTGCTGATGCTCGGCGACATGGCCGACCCGCAAAGCCTGGCCGATATGCGCAGCAGCCTGGGGCTGGACCACTCGGTGGTGACCCAGTACCTGATCTGGATAAAGTCGGTGCTTAGTGGCGACCTCGGGGCGTCCATCAGCAGCCGCCAGCCGGTTTTGGATTTGCTGGTGGAGCGCTTCAGCGTCAGCGCCACGGTGGTGCTGGTGGCGGTGCTGTTGGCAACCCTGCTGGCAACCCTGCTGGCGGTGCCGGTGGGTCTGCTCGCGGCCTGGAAGCAAAACAGCGCGATGGACCTGGGTCTGGTGATGACGGCGACGCTGTTGCTGTCGGTGCCGAGCTTCTGGTTGGGCTTGTTGCTGCTCTACGTGTTCGGTATCCAGCTGGGCTGGCTGCCGGTGATCGGCTACGTCGGCTTTGGCAGCGATCCGATGAAAGCGCTGACTTATGTGGTGCTGCCAATCGTGACCCTGACCCTGGTTGAGTTCGGCGCCATCGCCCGAATGGCACGGGCCAGCACCATTGAAGTGTTGCGCCTGGAATATATCGCCCATGCCCGGGCCAAGGGCTTGTCGGAGGGCGCGGTGCTGTGGAAACACGCCCTGCGCAATGCCTTCGCACCGACCTGGACCCTGATCGGCCTGATCCTCGGCAACCTGCTCGGCGGCATTGCGGTGCTGGAAACCGTGTTCACCTTGCCCGGTATCGGCCGGCTGATGGTCGACGCGATCTTCTCCCGCGACTACCCGGTGTTGCAGGGCTGTCTGTTGCTGATCACCTGCATCTATGTGTTGGTCAACCTGTTGGTGGATCTGCTGTATCCGCTGTTCGATCCAAGGGTGAAGCTATGA
- a CDS encoding ABC transporter permease, whose amino-acid sequence MNLKTPALPGVAAIPPRRRRRYPPLNALIGGGLLAALVLLALLGVVWTPYDPLKLDLLLRLHAPNAVHWLGTDEFGRDVFSRLIIGARTSLWISLLSVSVAVVCGTLIGMLAGYLRGWTDRILMMLNDALLAFPGILMALGIMAIVGASQYGIVLALGIAYTPSVVRVVRGSVLSLRELEFIEASRVIGNSELYTMFRHITPNCLAPLCVLATSMFGWALLSESALSFLGLGVPPPAATWGSMLSASRTYISNAPWLGIFPGIFISLTLLAINLFGDALRDRLDPRMRK is encoded by the coding sequence ATGAACTTGAAGACGCCTGCCTTGCCCGGCGTAGCGGCGATCCCGCCGCGTCGACGCCGACGCTACCCGCCGCTGAATGCGCTGATTGGCGGCGGCTTGCTCGCAGCCCTGGTGTTGTTGGCCTTGCTCGGCGTGGTGTGGACGCCATACGACCCGCTCAAGCTCGACCTGCTCTTGCGCCTGCACGCACCGAATGCCGTGCACTGGCTGGGCACCGATGAATTTGGCCGGGATGTGTTCAGCCGCTTGATCATCGGTGCGCGCACCAGCCTGTGGATCAGCCTGCTGTCGGTGAGTGTGGCGGTGGTCTGCGGCACGCTGATCGGCATGCTCGCCGGTTACCTGCGCGGCTGGACCGACCGCATCCTGATGATGCTCAACGATGCGCTGCTCGCGTTCCCCGGCATCCTCATGGCCCTGGGCATCATGGCGATTGTCGGGGCCAGCCAGTACGGCATCGTGCTCGCCCTGGGCATTGCCTACACGCCTTCGGTGGTGCGGGTGGTGCGCGGCAGTGTGCTGTCATTGCGTGAGCTGGAGTTTATCGAGGCCTCGCGGGTGATCGGCAACTCCGAGCTGTACACCATGTTCCGCCACATCACGCCCAACTGCCTCGCGCCGTTGTGTGTGCTGGCCACCAGCATGTTCGGCTGGGCGTTGCTCTCGGAGAGCGCGCTGAGCTTCCTCGGCCTTGGCGTGCCACCACCGGCCGCGACCTGGGGCAGCATGCTCTCGGCGAGCCGCACCTATATCTCGAACGCGCCGTGGCTGGGGATCTTCCCGGGCATCTTTATCAGCCTGACGTTGCTTGCTATCAATCTGTTCGGCGATGCCTTGCGTGATCGTCTCGACCCGCGCATGAGGAAATGA
- a CDS encoding ABC transporter ATP-binding protein has product MSVPAPLLAVENLQIRVGVDGPLAVDDFSFTMAPGEIVALVGESGSGKTMAARAAIGLLPAPMQVCGGRIIFQGQALDSSNAKAMREVRGARIGMVFQEPMVSLNPALSIGRQMSEALKLHTTLDAVTIRERCIAMLQRIGIKDAEKCLVSYPHQFSGGMRQRIMLASVMLLRPALLIADEPTTALDCLAQLDVIELMLELTREQGTAILFISHDLSLVARYAHKVVVMRSGKAVEQGRIEDILFAPKAEYTRQLLEALPRRGELVPVPAADSALLQVRDVCIEHPGPRSFWGRSVPKRVVHSVSLSIAPGETLALVGGSGSGKTTLGRAVVGLVNPCAGAILFQGVDILKAANRAHRLQCQMIFQDPYSSLDPRMTVGQILAEPLRHEPALTAAQKRQRVTDTLVDVGLPEQFRERFAHQLSGGQRQRVAIGRALVRRPKLVIADEPISALDMTIQKQILELFERLQRQYGFACLFISHDLSAVERIAHRVAVMNQGEVVEMGPRDTIFDAPQHPYTRRLLAAASPLEKRADGSYRLRASVI; this is encoded by the coding sequence ATGAGCGTACCCGCGCCTTTGTTGGCCGTTGAAAATCTACAGATTCGCGTCGGCGTGGACGGTCCGCTGGCCGTCGATGACTTCAGCTTCACCATGGCCCCCGGCGAGATCGTCGCACTGGTGGGCGAGTCGGGCAGCGGCAAGACCATGGCCGCGCGCGCTGCCATTGGCTTGCTGCCAGCACCGATGCAGGTGTGCGGTGGGCGCATCATCTTTCAGGGCCAGGCCCTGGACAGCAGCAATGCCAAGGCCATGCGTGAAGTGCGTGGCGCACGGATCGGCATGGTGTTCCAGGAGCCGATGGTCTCGCTCAACCCCGCGCTGAGCATCGGCCGGCAGATGAGCGAGGCACTCAAACTGCATACCACGCTGGATGCGGTGACGATCCGTGAGCGCTGCATCGCCATGCTGCAACGCATCGGCATCAAGGACGCCGAAAAGTGCCTGGTGTCCTACCCGCACCAATTCTCCGGTGGCATGCGCCAACGCATCATGCTGGCCTCGGTGATGCTGCTGCGCCCGGCGCTGCTGATTGCCGACGAACCCACCACGGCCCTGGATTGCCTGGCGCAACTGGATGTGATCGAGTTGATGCTGGAACTGACTCGCGAGCAGGGCACCGCGATTCTGTTTATCAGCCACGACCTGTCCCTGGTGGCGCGTTATGCCCACAAAGTGGTGGTGATGCGCTCGGGCAAGGCGGTAGAGCAGGGCCGTATCGAAGACATCCTCTTTGCGCCCAAGGCCGAATACACCCGGCAATTGCTCGAAGCGCTGCCACGGCGCGGGGAACTGGTGCCAGTGCCGGCGGCCGACAGCGCGTTGTTGCAGGTCCGGGATGTGTGTATCGAACACCCGGGGCCGCGCAGCTTCTGGGGGCGCAGCGTGCCCAAGCGCGTGGTGCACTCGGTGAGCCTGAGTATCGCGCCGGGCGAGACCCTGGCCCTGGTTGGTGGCAGCGGTTCGGGCAAGACTACCCTCGGGCGTGCGGTCGTCGGCTTGGTCAACCCCTGTGCCGGGGCGATCCTGTTCCAAGGCGTGGATATCCTCAAAGCCGCCAACCGGGCACATCGCCTGCAATGCCAGATGATCTTCCAGGACCCGTATTCGTCCCTCGACCCGCGCATGACTGTCGGCCAGATCCTCGCCGAACCGCTGCGCCATGAACCCGCCCTGACGGCTGCGCAAAAGCGCCAGCGGGTCACCGACACCCTGGTCGACGTGGGCCTGCCCGAACAGTTTCGCGAGCGTTTTGCCCATCAACTCTCCGGTGGTCAGCGCCAGCGCGTGGCGATTGGCCGGGCGTTGGTGCGCCGGCCCAAGCTGGTGATTGCCGACGAGCCGATTTCGGCGCTGGACATGACCATCCAGAAGCAGATCCTCGAACTGTTCGAGCGCTTGCAACGCCAATACGGCTTTGCCTGCCTGTTCATTTCCCACGATCTCTCAGCGGTGGAACGCATCGCCCACCGTGTGGCGGTGATGAACCAGGGCGAGGTGGTCGAAATGGGCCCGCGTGACACGATTTTCGACGCTCCACAACACCCTTACACCCGTCGGCTACTCGCCGCGGCCAGCCCCTTGGAGAAACGTGCGGACGGCAGCTACCGCCTCCGTGCCAGCGTGATTTAG